In Onychostoma macrolepis isolate SWU-2019 chromosome 12, ASM1243209v1, whole genome shotgun sequence, a single window of DNA contains:
- the LOC131551029 gene encoding solute carrier family 2, facilitated glucose transporter member 11, with protein sequence MSDTMKQGGCTRTLALTVCSAAIGGTFQYGYNISIINAPTAYVQKFINETCMKRWGTALESSQVTLIWTFIVSIYSLGGLLGSLLAGPMAVKCGRKGALLLNNCFLFLSAVLALCSRSASSFEMIILARLLVGVNAGVSMNVQPMYFGESAPKNMRGAVAFSSAVFTALGILMGQITGLTEVLGSESLWPYLLASNALPGLVQLVTLPWFPESPRYLLIDRGDREACGQALKRLRACSVFTDEMEEILQERAEAGEARAKTPWELFSDRSLRRQLCTVMVASSAMMLCGNDSIYFYASYIFQEVGIPMDRIQYVTIGTGACEFTSALVCNLLIERVGRRLLLAGGYLLMACWAVVFTVALSLEGKVAGMPYLSMVCMFAYILSFGMGPAGVTGILPAELFDQMARPAAYMVAGSMMWLNLFLIGMAFPFIVNGLGQFCFIPFCGVCVTACIFVICTLPETKGRTLAEITEEFEKRNKKGTANGLPKYGQQSQSLTDPSEFLETEKI encoded by the coding sequence atgagtgaCACTATGAAGCAAGGAGGTTGCACACGCACTCTTGCATTAACTGTGTGCTCTGCAGCCATTGGTGGCACTTTTCAGTATGGCTACAATATTTCAATCATTAATGCACCCACAGCTTATGTGCAGAAGTTCATTAATGAGACCTGTATGAAGAGATGGGGTACAGCTCTTGAGTCCAGTCAGGTGACACTGATATGGACCTTTATTGTCTCCATTTACTCACTCGGAGGACTTCTGGGATCCCTGCTTGCTGGCCCAATGGCTGTTAAGTGCGGACGTAAAGGTGCACTGCTGCTAAACAACTGCTTCCTTTTTCTGAGTGCAGTCCTGGCTCTGTGCAGTCGCTCTGCTAGCTCTTTTGAGATGATCATCCTTGCTCGTCTGCTGGTGGGGGTCAATGCTGGGGTTAGCATGAACGTCCAGCCCATGTACTTCGGAGAGAGTGCCCCTAAGAACATGAGAGGTGCTGTTGCCTTTTcttctgctgttttcactgctctagGGATCTTGATGGGCCAGATAACCGGTCTGACTGAAGTTTTGGGGAGCGAATCTCTCTGGCCTTATCTGCTGGCGAGCAATGCTCTCCCCGGCCTAGTGCAGCTGGTCACCTTGCCCTGGTTTCCTGAAAGCCCGCGTTACCTGCTCATTGACCGAGGAGACCGAGAGGCGTGCGGTCAAGCCCTGAAACGCCTCCGAGCGTGCAGCGTTTTTACTGATGAGATGGAAGAGATTCTCCAGGAGCGCGCAGAAGCAGGCGAAGCCCGTGCCAAAACGCCGTGGGAGCTGTTCAGTGACCGAAGTCTTCGCAGGCAGCTCTGCACCGTAATGGTGGCCAGCAGTGCCATGATGCTGTGTGGAAATGATTCCATTTACTTCTACGCCTCCTATATCTTTCAAGAAGTTGGTATTCCAATGGACAGGATTCAGTATGTCACGATCGGCACGGGTGCCTGTGAGTTCACGTCTGCTCTGGTGTGTAATCTCCTGATCGAGCGCGTTGGCCGCAGGTTGCTCCTCGCAGGCGGGTATCTGCTCATGGCTTGCTGGGCGGTGGTCTTCACTGTCGCTCTTTCGCTGGAGGGCAAAGTGGCCGGCATGCCCTATCTGAGTATGGTCTGCATGTTCGCCTACATCTTGAGCTTTGGCATGGGTCCCGCAGGGGTCACCGGGATCCTCCCCGCCGAGCTCTTTGACCAAATGGCACGTCCCGCAGCTTACATGGTTGCCGGTTCCATGATGTGGCTTAACCTCTTCCTCATAGGAATGGCGTTTCCGTTCATAGTTAACGGCCTGGGACAGTTCTGCTTCATCCCCTTCTGTGGAGTTTGTGTGACAGCATGTATTTTCGTCATTTGCACTTTGCCTGAAACCAAAGGAAGGACTCTAGCAGAGATCACTGAGGAGTTTGAGAAGCGGAATAAGAAAGGCACAGCTAATGGGCTTCCTAAATACGGGCAGCAATCTCAAAGTCTGACTGATCCATCAGAATTCCTAGAAACTGAGAAGATCTGA